A single region of the Ochotona princeps isolate mOchPri1 chromosome 10, mOchPri1.hap1, whole genome shotgun sequence genome encodes:
- the BECN2 gene encoding beclin-2 produces the protein MYCTIFICQRCLQPLKRCEPQETLTSEPEEPGESGVTLQEQLEELSEGGLSDTVLIDGRKSRNKDCYCLSGSVSSARTLNSIQETVLQIFETISGQREIDHPLCVECTDNLLEQLDSQITLSELDIQSYERCVESGEMQVEDEMEVLKEELRVLEQEEALLDRELEKVEEGCMEAAAALQEAQAETKKLERQESQYHVEYSALTWQQLELCEQLRSMENQLWYAQQQLSWLNSASIFQFTFEIWQEGPVGVINNLRLGCPPSGPVDWDEINAAWGQVALLLVALSNTIGLQFQRYQPVPRADHSYLKALTGNSALLPLFSDGSQNVFLNNEYDRAMIAFLDCLQQFKEKAEQGHQGLQLPYRIWVESGVLEDVTGSGDSCELRTHLNTRERWTQALSFMLVNLKCSLAWASLRYGKN, from the coding sequence ATGTATTGCACCATTTTCATCTGCCAGCGCTGCTTACAGCCTCTAAAACGTTGTGAACCTCAGGAGACGCTGACCTCTGAACCGGAGGAGCCTGGAGAAAGCGGGGTAACACTACAGGAACAACTGGAAGAACTATCAGAAGGTGGCCTTAGTGACACTGTTCTCATTGATGGCAGGAAGTCCAGGAACAAAGACTGCTATTGCTTGTCTGGGAGTGTTAGCTCCGCGAGAACCTTGAATAGCATCCAGGAGACTGTCCTGCAGATTTTTGAAACCATTTCAGGCCAGAGAGAAATAGACCATCCACTGTGTGTAGAGTGTACGGACAACctcctggagcagctggactcccAGATCACCCTCTCGGAGCTTGATATTCAGAGCTACGAGCGCTgcgtggagtctggagagatgcAGGTGGAGGATGAAATGGAAGTGCTGAAGGAGGAGTTGCGGGTTCTGGAGCAGGAGGAGGCCCTGCTGGATCGGGAGCTGGAGAAGGTGGAGGAGGGCTGCATGGAGGCAGCAGCGGCCCTCCAGGAGGCCCAGGCCGAGACAAAGAAGCTGGAGCGGCAGGAGAGCCAGTACCACGTGGAGTACAGTGCGCTCAcatggcagcagctggagctgtgtgagcagCTAAGAAGCATGGAGAACCAGCTGTGGTACgcccagcagcagctgagctggCTGAACTCAGCCAGCATCTTCCAATTCACCTTTGAGATCTGGCAGGAGGGCCCCGTGGGAGTCATCAACAACCTCCGATTGGGTTGCCCTCCCTCAGGTCCCGTGGACTGGGATGAGATCAACGCTGCCTGGGGACAGGTGGCCCTGCTGCTCGTGGCTCTGTCCAATACAATTGGCCTGCAGTTCCAGAGATACCAGCCGGTACCCCGCGCAGACCACTCGTACCTGAAGGCATTGACAGGTAACTCGGCTTTGCTACCGTTGTTCTCTGATGGGAGCCAGAATGTTTTCCTGAACAATGAGTACGACCGGGCCATGATTGCCTTCCTAGACTGTCTGCAGCAGTTCAAGGAAAAGGCAGAGCAGGGCCATCAGGGTCTCCAGCTGCCCTACAGGATCTGGGTGGAGAGCGGCGTGCTGGAGGATGTCACAGGCAGCGGGGATTCCTGTGAACTCAGGACCCACCTGAACACCAGGGAGCGCTGGACTCAGGCACTCAGTTTCATGCTTGTTAACCTCAAGTGTAGTCTGGCTTGGGCCTCCTTGAGATATGGTaaaaattaa